Proteins encoded in a region of the Candidatus Eisenbacteria bacterium genome:
- a CDS encoding zinc-ribbon domain containing protein — protein MSEGDKVLKCRDCGEEFAFTAGEQAFYKERGFTHEPTRCRRCRDEKKRQGATGGGMRPEPSPISSSREFHEAVCSACGTPTQVPFRPTPGKPVYCRDCFQSVRFPKGVST, from the coding sequence ATGTCTGAGGGGGACAAGGTATTGAAGTGCCGCGACTGCGGCGAGGAGTTCGCGTTCACGGCAGGAGAGCAGGCGTTCTACAAGGAGCGCGGGTTCACGCACGAACCCACGCGCTGCCGCCGGTGTAGAGACGAGAAGAAGCGTCAAGGGGCCACCGGCGGCGGAATGCGGCCAGAGCCGTCGCCGATCTCCTCCTCGCGCGAATTCCACGAAGCGGTCTGTTCGGCGTGCGGTACGCCGACGCAAGTCCCGTTCCGGCCCACGCCGGGCAAACCCGTGTACTGCCGCGACTGCTTCCAGTCGGTGCGCTTTCCGAAGGGAGTGAGCACGTAA
- a CDS encoding cold shock domain-containing protein — translation MKHRGSVKWFSEAKGYGFIREDSGEEFFVHHSAIQQDGYRTLSEGQVVEFDSLEGQNKQAANVVKIEA, via the coding sequence TTGAAGCACCGCGGATCGGTCAAGTGGTTCAGCGAAGCCAAGGGATACGGGTTCATCCGGGAGGACTCCGGCGAGGAGTTCTTCGTGCATCACTCGGCGATCCAGCAGGACGGATACCGGACGCTGAGTGAAGGCCAGGTCGTCGAGTTCGACTCCCTGGAGGGTCAGAACAAGCAGGCTGCGAACGTCGTGAAGATCGAAGCCTGA
- a CDS encoding insulinase family protein, which translates to MRSRSLIPSLAVALAMIAALAVPPAGIPGALAAPHLVRALPSKSTIVIRENRTRPLVTVQAWVKSGARDEVSSDRGVSSVLTRMLPNATKKYGQGRIQRELAAFGAEMSTEVGYTHTMYQITAPAKYFGTAVDLLSEILIRPRMEGQDLNQGVARARMDASAVLQASERFAVNPAREAIHAGTPLVAPVAVPELEIQRITLPLAQRFYQNHYVAENMMFVVVGDVEPEDAARRIETAFRDMPKGKAPSRKNAKAKDLKDTKVIFAAAPDGVQGSTVNAAFRSPAWGTADAIALDVLLALLVESPESRARKRLDEEGGGLTHAIAQRSFELDGGTVTVSFGAQPDRMKDAESALLALLEQSRSQTITQEELQSAVNSVLSRELYGRSELSGIGRATALAVLQGKPGADEVYAERVRAVRPEDLVAVANLYLNLDKAAIVEVMPASTADSLGVRRGYEDRIKEALKVNRSAYGKGPTVSQSDASARRARIDAPLAKIPSAPFDPGRARVDRTVLAGGLRLLHSEDRSVPMVTVAVYLAGGVRYENEKNNGVTSLIREALLTSRDPKAGGAPYRVSLVGLGNVQPYQDRDMWGLSIAVPATRWKETVERLGAMFARPELDTTTVDATRIHLLTGLDRWLEDDQAQRARLIFPTKYHVSGYRLPGLGTRRTLLTMPQDEVEGWYRKFVVRENLVVAVFGDVRPGEAAPVVDAAFRDVSSKPFRPGTVPKEPEFDGFRERWELGQGPDNTVTLAYNGPPAASPDIPALYVANSILSGPHGFFETHLNSSIYFKSSTSIVSQAVDESPIIATANIVGPVQEENGVKLLFRQFKKVAFLNFGTGEYADTLRYAKTHASGQYLSLLRSNTARAFQVGRSELFGLGVDYPITLPARIEAVSGDDIRRIGMRYFDRDEFTHRPYAIAETRPGGW; encoded by the coding sequence ATGCGTTCCCGCTCGCTGATTCCCTCGCTCGCCGTGGCTCTGGCCATGATCGCGGCGCTCGCCGTGCCGCCGGCCGGTATTCCGGGCGCCCTCGCCGCTCCCCATCTCGTCCGCGCGCTCCCCAGCAAGTCGACGATCGTGATTCGCGAGAACCGCACGCGCCCGCTCGTCACGGTGCAGGCGTGGGTGAAGAGCGGCGCGAGGGACGAGGTCTCGAGCGACCGGGGCGTGTCCTCGGTGCTCACGCGGATGCTCCCGAACGCGACGAAGAAGTACGGCCAGGGCAGGATTCAGCGGGAGCTCGCCGCGTTCGGCGCGGAGATGTCGACCGAGGTCGGCTACACGCACACGATGTATCAGATCACGGCGCCCGCGAAGTACTTCGGGACGGCCGTCGATCTTCTGAGCGAGATCCTGATCCGCCCGCGCATGGAAGGGCAGGATCTGAACCAGGGAGTCGCGCGCGCCCGGATGGACGCGTCGGCCGTGCTCCAGGCGTCCGAGCGCTTTGCGGTGAATCCCGCGCGCGAGGCGATCCACGCGGGAACGCCGCTGGTGGCTCCGGTGGCCGTGCCCGAGCTCGAGATCCAGCGGATCACCCTGCCGCTCGCGCAGCGCTTCTACCAGAACCACTATGTCGCCGAGAACATGATGTTCGTGGTGGTGGGAGACGTGGAGCCCGAGGACGCGGCCCGGCGGATCGAGACCGCGTTCCGTGACATGCCGAAGGGGAAAGCGCCTTCGCGGAAGAACGCGAAGGCGAAGGACCTCAAGGACACCAAGGTGATCTTCGCGGCCGCTCCGGACGGCGTGCAGGGCTCCACCGTCAACGCGGCGTTCCGCTCGCCGGCGTGGGGCACCGCGGACGCGATCGCGCTGGACGTGCTCCTGGCGCTGCTGGTCGAGAGCCCGGAGTCGCGCGCGCGGAAGCGTCTGGACGAGGAAGGCGGCGGGCTCACGCACGCGATCGCGCAGCGCTCGTTCGAGCTGGACGGAGGCACGGTGACCGTCTCGTTCGGCGCGCAGCCGGACCGGATGAAGGACGCCGAGAGCGCGCTGCTGGCGCTCCTCGAGCAGTCGCGCTCCCAGACGATCACGCAGGAGGAGCTCCAGTCCGCGGTGAACTCCGTGCTCTCGCGCGAGCTCTACGGCCGCTCCGAGCTCTCGGGGATCGGACGCGCGACGGCGCTCGCCGTGCTGCAAGGGAAGCCGGGCGCGGACGAGGTGTACGCCGAACGCGTGCGCGCCGTGCGTCCCGAGGACCTCGTCGCGGTGGCGAACCTCTATCTGAACCTCGACAAGGCGGCGATCGTGGAAGTGATGCCGGCCTCGACCGCCGACAGCCTGGGAGTCCGTCGCGGCTATGAGGATCGGATCAAGGAAGCGCTGAAGGTGAACCGGTCGGCCTACGGCAAGGGGCCGACCGTGTCGCAGAGCGACGCGTCGGCGCGACGCGCGCGGATCGACGCGCCTCTGGCGAAGATCCCGTCCGCGCCGTTCGATCCGGGCCGCGCCCGGGTCGACCGCACCGTGCTCGCCGGCGGACTCCGGCTCCTCCACAGCGAGGACCGGAGCGTACCCATGGTCACGGTGGCGGTGTACCTCGCCGGCGGCGTGCGGTACGAGAACGAGAAGAACAACGGCGTGACATCCCTCATCCGGGAGGCGCTCCTCACGTCGCGAGATCCCAAGGCCGGCGGCGCGCCGTATCGCGTCTCGCTCGTGGGTCTCGGGAACGTGCAGCCCTATCAGGACCGCGACATGTGGGGCCTGTCGATCGCCGTTCCCGCCACGCGGTGGAAGGAGACCGTGGAACGGCTGGGCGCGATGTTCGCGCGTCCGGAGCTCGACACGACCACCGTGGACGCCACGCGCATCCATCTCCTGACGGGCCTCGACAGGTGGCTCGAGGACGACCAGGCCCAGCGGGCGCGGCTCATCTTCCCGACCAAGTACCACGTCAGCGGCTACCGCCTGCCGGGCCTTGGCACGCGCCGGACGCTCCTCACGATGCCGCAGGACGAGGTGGAGGGGTGGTACCGGAAGTTCGTCGTGCGCGAGAACCTGGTGGTCGCGGTGTTCGGCGACGTTCGCCCCGGCGAGGCGGCCCCCGTCGTGGACGCCGCGTTCCGGGACGTCTCGAGCAAGCCCTTCCGGCCCGGCACGGTGCCGAAGGAGCCCGAATTCGATGGCTTCCGCGAGCGCTGGGAGCTGGGACAGGGCCCGGACAACACGGTCACGCTCGCCTATAACGGACCTCCCGCCGCGAGCCCCGACATCCCCGCCCTCTATGTCGCGAACTCGATCCTGAGCGGGCCGCACGGCTTCTTCGAGACGCACCTGAACAGCAGCATCTACTTCAAGTCTTCCACCTCGATCGTCTCCCAGGCGGTGGACGAATCTCCCATCATCGCGACGGCGAACATCGTGGGCCCGGTGCAGGAGGAGAACGGTGTGAAGCTCCTCTTCCGGCAATTCAAGAAGGTCGCCTTCCTGAACTTCGGCACCGGCGAGTACGCGGACACG